Proteins encoded in a region of the Nonomuraea helvata genome:
- a CDS encoding alpha/beta fold hydrolase, whose product MTTFVLIPGMCHGGWCFDELAERLRSHGHRAYPLTLTGVGERGHLLHGGVNLDTHIQDVIGVLAAGNITDAVLIGHSYGGMVITGAADRAPERVRGLVYLDAVVPGHGDSCWSLVSEQERRWYVDVEESGYATRPMPFFDPRATAHPLASVLQPLRLTGDLAHIRRRDYVYAAGWDGESPFTPVYERLRQDPAWTTHAVDSAHNLMRDAPQELLEILLDVA is encoded by the coding sequence GTGACGACATTTGTCCTGATCCCCGGTATGTGTCATGGCGGCTGGTGCTTCGACGAGCTCGCCGAGCGGCTGCGAAGCCACGGGCACCGTGCGTACCCGCTGACGCTGACCGGGGTCGGCGAGCGCGGCCACCTGCTCCACGGCGGCGTGAACCTCGACACGCACATCCAGGACGTGATCGGAGTGCTGGCGGCCGGGAACATCACGGACGCCGTTCTGATCGGCCACAGCTACGGCGGGATGGTGATCACCGGAGCCGCCGACCGCGCGCCCGAGCGGGTGCGCGGCCTGGTGTACCTGGACGCCGTGGTGCCCGGGCACGGCGACTCCTGCTGGAGCCTGGTCTCCGAGCAGGAGCGGCGGTGGTACGTGGACGTGGAGGAGAGCGGTTACGCGACCCGGCCGATGCCGTTCTTCGACCCGCGGGCCACGGCCCACCCGCTCGCGTCGGTGCTCCAGCCACTCCGGCTCACCGGCGACCTCGCGCACATCCGCCGCAGAGACTACGTGTACGCGGCCGGATGGGACGGCGAGTCGCCGTTCACCCCCGTCTACGAGCGGCTGCGTCAGGATCCTGCATGGACCACACACGCTGTGGACAGCGCGCACAACCTCATGCGCGACGCTCCTCAGGAGCTGCTGGAGATCCTGCTCGACGTCGCCTAA
- a CDS encoding 3-deoxy-7-phosphoheptulonate synthase — protein sequence MTVTRDLRITSFEALSAPAELRAELPLGEEKEEFVAASRRAVRDILAGDDDRLLLVIGPCSVHDPEAALDYARRLAAATRGMEDALCVVMRVYFEKPRTTIGWKGLINDPDIDGGHDVRRGLHLARTVLLDVLGTGLPVGCEFLEPTSPQYIADAVTWGAIGARTPESQVHRQLTSGLSMPVGFKNATDGDVQVAIDGVHAAAHPQVFFGIDDEGRAAVVSTKGNPDCHIILRGGRGGPNYDVDSVGDALALLRKAQRPERLIVDASHGNSGKDHVRQAAVVRELAARIAEGEEGIAGLMVESFIVPGRQEPGPREGLTYGQSITDSCVGWDETERLLDVLAAAARSRRASKS from the coding sequence ATGACTGTGACCAGGGATCTACGCATCACCTCGTTCGAAGCCCTGTCCGCACCCGCGGAGCTTCGCGCGGAACTCCCGTTGGGGGAGGAGAAAGAGGAGTTCGTCGCGGCGAGCCGTCGTGCCGTCCGCGACATTCTCGCCGGTGACGACGATCGGCTGCTGCTCGTCATCGGACCGTGCTCCGTACACGACCCGGAGGCGGCACTTGACTACGCCCGCCGTCTGGCCGCGGCCACCCGCGGCATGGAGGATGCCCTGTGCGTGGTCATGCGCGTCTACTTCGAGAAGCCGCGGACGACCATCGGCTGGAAAGGGCTGATCAACGACCCGGACATCGACGGCGGCCATGACGTGCGACGAGGTCTGCACCTCGCCCGCACCGTGCTCCTCGACGTGCTCGGCACGGGACTGCCCGTCGGCTGCGAGTTCCTGGAGCCCACCAGCCCGCAGTACATCGCCGACGCCGTCACGTGGGGGGCGATCGGCGCGCGTACACCCGAGAGCCAGGTACACCGGCAGCTCACCTCCGGCCTGTCCATGCCCGTCGGCTTCAAGAACGCCACGGACGGCGACGTGCAGGTGGCCATCGACGGCGTGCACGCCGCCGCCCACCCGCAGGTCTTCTTCGGCATCGACGACGAGGGGCGGGCCGCGGTGGTGAGCACGAAGGGCAATCCGGACTGCCACATCATTCTCCGCGGCGGCCGTGGCGGCCCCAATTACGACGTGGACTCCGTGGGCGACGCCCTCGCGCTGCTGCGGAAGGCCCAGCGGCCGGAGCGTCTGATCGTGGACGCCAGCCACGGCAACAGCGGCAAGGACCACGTACGTCAGGCGGCCGTGGTCAGGGAGCTCGCCGCCCGCATCGCGGAGGGCGAGGAAGGGATCGCCGGTCTGATGGTGGAGAGCTTCATCGTCCCCGGCCGGCAGGAGCCCGGCCCCCGCGAGGGCCTGACGTACGGGCAGAGCATCACCGACTCCTGCGTCGGCTGGGACGAGACGGAGCGCCTGCTCGACGTCCTCGCGGCCGCCGCGCGCTCCCGCAGGGCGTCCAAGAGCTGA
- a CDS encoding zinc-binding dehydrogenase: MKALIPTGDPAEPVVLADVPEPTPRPDEVLVKVEAFSINRGETFKLENPAPGDRPGKDIAGLVVQPAADGSGPAGITRVVGHPMTGGWAEYVAVPTDALAELPDTVSAAQGAALPLAGLTALRLLRTAGALLGRRVLLTGASGGVGHYVTELAAAAGAEITAVTRDAERGARLSELGAAEIVHDVADARGPYDIVLESTGGQALPLALARLARRGTLIWFGQAGRTPATLDFFDFFAGPESAVIRHFHYLDADTGLGDDLATLVRLTSHGRLHPEIGRVADWADTATTLTDLRDRRIRGKAVLTLS, translated from the coding sequence ATGAAGGCACTCATCCCAACCGGGGATCCCGCCGAACCGGTCGTGCTCGCCGATGTCCCCGAGCCGACGCCGCGCCCGGACGAGGTGCTGGTGAAGGTCGAAGCGTTCTCGATCAACCGGGGCGAGACGTTCAAGCTGGAGAATCCCGCGCCCGGTGACCGGCCCGGCAAGGACATCGCGGGGCTGGTGGTGCAGCCGGCCGCCGATGGCAGCGGGCCGGCCGGCATCACGCGGGTCGTCGGCCACCCCATGACGGGCGGCTGGGCGGAGTACGTCGCGGTGCCGACCGACGCGCTCGCGGAGCTGCCGGACACCGTCTCCGCGGCGCAGGGCGCGGCGCTGCCGCTGGCCGGGCTCACCGCGCTGCGGCTGCTGCGCACCGCCGGGGCCCTGCTGGGGCGGCGCGTACTGTTGACCGGCGCGTCGGGAGGTGTGGGGCACTATGTGACCGAGCTGGCCGCCGCGGCCGGGGCCGAGATCACCGCCGTGACCCGGGACGCCGAACGCGGGGCGCGGCTCAGCGAACTCGGCGCGGCCGAGATCGTCCATGACGTGGCCGACGCGCGCGGACCCTACGACATCGTGCTGGAGTCGACCGGCGGCCAGGCCCTGCCCCTCGCGCTGGCGCGGCTGGCCAGGCGCGGCACGCTCATCTGGTTCGGGCAGGCCGGCCGGACCCCGGCGACGCTCGACTTCTTCGACTTCTTCGCCGGGCCCGAGTCGGCCGTCATCCGCCACTTCCACTACCTCGACGCCGACACCGGCCTCGGCGACGACCTCGCGACGCTCGTCCGGCTGACCTCCCACGGCCGCCTGCACCCCGAGATCGGTCGTGTCGCCGACTGGGCCGACACCGCGACCACCCTCACCGACCTGCGCGACCGCCGCATCCGAGGCAAGGCCGTCCTCACCCTCTCCTGA
- a CDS encoding acyl-CoA dehydrogenase family protein: MAIDFTLAPEHEEIRRRVRTFIQDTVIPAVEEVKEAGRDAYLRTIFQLRAQAKAEGLWLPHMPKEWGGMGLGHVELAMVQSEAAKTRIGPWVLNCMAPDEGNTHTLLHWATDEQKEKYLRPLLEGTQMSCFAMTEPEVAGSDPTLIRTSAVRDGDEWLVNGHKWFISNARRANFAILIARTEDDVPEGSRGANTAFLVDLPQPGWNDVREVETMHGSTGHSEIVIEDLRLPDSQILGGRGNGHRLGQYRLGPARLAHCMRWISEAETALDMMVDRALNRYSHGSLLAEKQGIQWMIADSAMELYQCKLMVLHAASKIDKGEDFRTEVSMAKHFVAGSLNRIVDRAIQVHGALGYSTDTPLAHMFQHARWARFADGADEIHQMRIAERTIAAYQATGSTSSATGGLPL, encoded by the coding sequence ATGGCCATCGACTTCACCCTCGCTCCCGAGCACGAGGAGATCCGCCGGCGGGTCCGCACCTTCATCCAGGACACCGTCATCCCCGCCGTGGAGGAGGTGAAGGAGGCCGGCCGGGACGCGTACCTCCGGACCATCTTCCAGCTCCGGGCCCAGGCCAAGGCGGAAGGGCTGTGGCTGCCCCACATGCCGAAGGAGTGGGGCGGCATGGGGCTGGGCCACGTGGAGCTGGCCATGGTGCAGTCCGAGGCGGCCAAGACCCGCATCGGCCCGTGGGTCCTGAACTGCATGGCGCCCGACGAGGGCAACACGCACACGCTCCTGCACTGGGCGACGGACGAGCAGAAGGAGAAGTACCTCCGCCCTCTCCTGGAGGGAACGCAGATGTCCTGCTTCGCCATGACCGAGCCGGAGGTGGCGGGCTCCGATCCGACCCTGATCCGGACCTCGGCCGTGCGCGACGGCGACGAATGGCTCGTCAACGGCCACAAATGGTTCATCTCCAATGCACGCCGGGCCAACTTCGCCATCCTCATCGCCCGTACGGAGGATGACGTGCCGGAGGGCTCGCGCGGCGCCAACACCGCCTTCCTCGTGGACCTGCCCCAGCCGGGCTGGAACGACGTACGCGAGGTGGAGACGATGCACGGCTCCACGGGCCACAGCGAGATCGTCATCGAGGACCTGCGCCTGCCCGACAGCCAGATCCTCGGCGGGCGCGGCAACGGCCACCGCCTCGGCCAGTATCGCCTCGGGCCGGCCCGGCTCGCCCACTGCATGCGGTGGATCTCCGAGGCGGAGACGGCCCTGGACATGATGGTCGACCGGGCGCTCAACCGCTACAGCCACGGCTCACTGCTGGCCGAGAAGCAGGGCATCCAGTGGATGATCGCCGACTCGGCCATGGAGCTGTACCAGTGCAAGCTGATGGTCCTCCACGCCGCCTCCAAGATCGACAAGGGCGAGGACTTCCGCACGGAGGTGTCGATGGCCAAGCACTTCGTCGCGGGCAGCCTCAACCGGATCGTGGACCGCGCGATCCAGGTGCACGGGGCGCTCGGCTACTCGACGGACACGCCGCTCGCGCACATGTTCCAGCACGCCCGCTGGGCGCGCTTCGCCGACGGCGCCGACGAGATCCACCAGATGCGCATCGCCGAACGCACGATAGCCGCCTACCAGGCGACCGGCTCGACCAGCTCGGCCACCGGCGGCCTCCCCCTGTGA
- a CDS encoding acyltransferase family protein, with protein MKSAAVTAEPVTVRDPFFDNAKYLAILLVVCGHLIEDQRDAAVPHALYFYVYVFHMPLFIVLSGYLSRRFTFSAGKARKLISTLAVPYLIFEFAYSLPRLILYGKFELSLLDPYYLTWFLLSLFLWRLSTPVWQQLRWPLAIAVALSLLTGTSALPDELAMNRTFGLLPFYVLGLMLKPEHFAWLRRPSMRLTGACVLGLGLAAALLVHDRVPTEWIRWRLPNSALHVDDLTGTAVRLGLLVAGAVLVAAFLAVTPARRTWFSGPGAATMYAYLLHGFVVKVAERFELGVPLSILLGVAAATLLCTPPVRRIFHWAVEPRMSWAFTPLRRP; from the coding sequence GTGAAAAGCGCAGCCGTCACCGCGGAGCCCGTCACCGTCAGGGACCCGTTCTTCGACAACGCCAAATACCTGGCGATCCTGCTGGTCGTGTGCGGTCACCTCATCGAGGACCAGCGGGACGCGGCCGTCCCGCACGCGCTCTACTTCTACGTCTACGTCTTCCACATGCCGCTGTTCATCGTGCTGAGCGGCTACCTGTCGCGCCGGTTCACGTTCTCGGCGGGGAAGGCGCGCAAGCTCATCTCGACGCTGGCGGTGCCGTACCTGATCTTCGAGTTCGCGTACTCGCTGCCCCGGCTGATCCTGTACGGGAAGTTCGAGCTGAGCCTGCTGGACCCGTACTACCTGACCTGGTTCCTGCTCTCGCTGTTCCTGTGGCGGCTGTCGACGCCGGTGTGGCAGCAGCTCAGGTGGCCGCTGGCGATCGCGGTCGCGCTGTCGCTGCTGACCGGGACGAGCGCGCTGCCCGACGAGCTGGCCATGAACCGGACGTTCGGCCTGCTGCCCTTCTACGTGCTGGGGCTGATGCTCAAGCCGGAGCACTTCGCGTGGCTGCGCAGACCGTCCATGCGGCTGACCGGGGCGTGCGTGCTCGGCCTGGGGCTGGCGGCGGCGCTGCTCGTGCACGACCGGGTGCCGACGGAGTGGATCAGGTGGCGCCTGCCCAACTCGGCGCTGCACGTGGACGACCTGACCGGCACGGCCGTCCGGCTGGGGCTGCTGGTGGCCGGGGCGGTGCTGGTGGCGGCGTTCCTCGCGGTGACGCCGGCGCGGCGCACGTGGTTCAGCGGGCCGGGCGCGGCCACCATGTACGCGTACCTGCTCCACGGTTTCGTGGTCAAGGTCGCCGAGCGGTTCGAGCTCGGCGTCCCGCTGTCGATCCTGCTCGGCGTGGCCGCCGCCACGCTGCTCTGCACCCCGCCGGTTCGCCGGATCTTCCACTGGGCGGTCGAGCCGCGCATGTCCTGGGCCTTCACCCCGCTCCGCCGACCATGA
- a CDS encoding DUF6807 family protein: protein MNGPMNGPVNGPVKVVLAGAHGHGRHHLGNLRRLTHLGQIELAGICDVRPAEVDFASPLQSPDLGELLAKTGADITVICTPIHTHADLAVTALRAGSNVLLEKPPAASPSEHARIAAAVAETGLACQVGFQSLGSAAIPALRSLIADGAIGRVRGIGGAGAWERPSSYFTRSTWAGKRRLDGVDVVDGALTNPFAHAVATALALVDGPIAEIETELYHANPIESDDTSCLRIRLDDGLVITIAVTLCATGRSEPYLIVHGDAGRATLVYTQDQLKVELPDGSVTTTVYERTDLLENLIDHLRTGADLLVPLAATESFTQVLDAVRLAPEPSPIPERHQVVERDPESGEVTQRFLPGVAELTARSAEELALYSELDVPWTTVELRVADTAVASYEWRPDLPVTDSPRPYLHPVRTLGGVEVTQLRPEDHVHHLGVGVAISDLGGANFWGGRTYVKDQGPTWLDDHGVQRHLAFPRLDDDGFAEQLEWVGPGGRLMAREERTVLARPIDGAWALEFSFTLTNLAGAPIEIHSSATKGREGAGYGGFFWRAPGTSTGRVTLPGDEHAVHGSRSPWVAMAGTAPEGRDWTLVFAQTADDPWFVRVEHYPGVGQALAWDRPLVLESTLTRRVVTAVIDGRLDPASASAVARDLLR, encoded by the coding sequence ATGAACGGCCCAATGAACGGCCCAGTGAACGGCCCCGTGAAGGTCGTACTCGCCGGCGCGCACGGGCACGGGCGGCACCATCTCGGCAACCTGCGCAGGCTGACCCATCTGGGGCAGATCGAGCTGGCCGGGATCTGCGACGTGCGGCCCGCCGAGGTGGACTTCGCCTCGCCGCTGCAGTCGCCCGACCTGGGCGAGCTCCTCGCGAAGACCGGCGCGGACATCACGGTCATCTGCACGCCGATCCACACGCACGCCGACCTCGCGGTCACCGCCCTGCGTGCCGGGTCGAACGTGCTGCTGGAGAAGCCGCCCGCCGCCAGCCCCTCCGAGCACGCGCGGATCGCCGCGGCGGTGGCGGAGACGGGGCTCGCCTGCCAGGTGGGCTTCCAGTCCCTGGGCTCGGCGGCGATCCCGGCGCTCCGCTCGCTGATCGCCGACGGCGCCATCGGGCGCGTGCGCGGCATCGGCGGCGCGGGCGCCTGGGAGCGGCCCTCGTCGTACTTCACCAGGTCCACCTGGGCGGGCAAGCGCCGGCTCGACGGCGTGGACGTGGTGGACGGCGCGCTGACGAACCCGTTCGCGCACGCCGTCGCGACCGCCCTGGCCCTGGTGGACGGCCCGATCGCGGAGATCGAGACCGAGCTCTACCACGCGAATCCGATCGAGTCGGACGACACGTCCTGCCTGCGGATCCGGCTCGACGACGGTCTCGTGATCACGATCGCGGTGACGCTCTGCGCGACCGGCAGGAGCGAGCCGTACCTGATCGTGCACGGCGACGCGGGCCGCGCCACGCTCGTCTACACGCAGGACCAGCTCAAGGTCGAGCTCCCGGACGGCTCGGTCACGACGACCGTGTACGAGCGTACGGACCTGCTGGAGAACCTCATCGACCACCTCCGCACGGGCGCGGACCTGCTGGTGCCGCTCGCCGCCACGGAGTCGTTCACGCAGGTGCTGGACGCGGTCCGGCTGGCCCCCGAGCCGTCGCCGATCCCGGAGCGGCACCAGGTCGTCGAGCGGGATCCCGAGTCCGGCGAGGTCACGCAGCGGTTCCTGCCGGGCGTCGCCGAGCTGACCGCGCGCAGCGCCGAGGAGCTGGCGCTGTACTCGGAGCTGGACGTGCCGTGGACGACGGTGGAGCTGCGCGTCGCCGACACGGCGGTGGCCTCCTACGAATGGCGGCCCGACCTGCCGGTCACCGACTCGCCCCGGCCCTACCTGCACCCGGTGCGCACGCTCGGCGGCGTGGAGGTCACCCAGCTGCGTCCCGAGGACCACGTGCACCACCTCGGGGTCGGAGTCGCGATCTCCGACCTGGGCGGCGCGAACTTCTGGGGCGGGCGCACCTACGTCAAGGACCAGGGTCCGACCTGGCTGGACGATCACGGCGTGCAGCGGCACCTGGCGTTCCCGCGGCTGGACGACGACGGCTTCGCCGAGCAGCTGGAGTGGGTGGGCCCCGGCGGGCGGCTGATGGCGCGCGAGGAGCGTACGGTGCTCGCCCGGCCCATCGACGGGGCGTGGGCGCTGGAGTTCTCCTTCACGCTGACGAACCTCGCCGGCGCGCCCATAGAGATCCACAGCTCGGCGACCAAGGGCCGGGAGGGCGCGGGCTACGGCGGGTTCTTCTGGCGCGCGCCGGGAACCTCCACCGGCCGGGTCACCCTCCCCGGGGACGAGCACGCGGTGCACGGCAGCCGTTCCCCGTGGGTGGCCATGGCGGGCACCGCGCCCGAGGGCCGCGACTGGACGCTGGTCTTCGCCCAGACGGCCGACGATCCGTGGTTCGTACGGGTGGAGCACTATCCGGGAGTGGGCCAGGCCCTGGCGTGGGACCGGCCGCTGGTGCTGGAGAGCACGCTGACGAGGCGGGTCGTCACCGCCGTGATCGACGGGCGGCTGGACCCGGCCTCGGCCTCCGCCGTCGCCCGCGACCTGCTGCGATGA
- a CDS encoding mandelate racemase/muconate lactonizing enzyme family protein, giving the protein MTIADLRTSLRTVPLPRPWGADVPANHVVVCEVTLKDGRSGTGFSWTPQIGAHAVQALLDHDLREALIGLPAHPEVVWDRLWRHLREAGPGGITTIALAGIDLALWDLRCGERGLADVLGRRRDEVPVYGSGVNLHYSLGELVAQVRRWVAAGYRGVKIKVGRPDLAEDVARVAAVREVIGPDRLLMIDANQRWDLHRARRAISALREFGLHWIEEPLPADDVAAHVELRRSIDVPVAVGENVYTTYGFRDLLAAGACDVVQPNVVRVGGITPFLRIVELARTYDVPVYPHLLSDVSGQLALALPLPVMAEDVEDASFAALGLLEEPYPVNVSDGVLRASEHAGLGLRWSR; this is encoded by the coding sequence ATGACGATCGCCGACCTGCGTACCTCGCTGCGAACGGTCCCGCTGCCGCGACCCTGGGGCGCCGACGTGCCCGCCAACCACGTGGTCGTGTGCGAGGTCACGCTGAAGGACGGGCGGAGCGGGACGGGGTTCTCGTGGACGCCGCAGATCGGGGCGCACGCCGTACAGGCCCTGCTCGACCACGACCTGCGTGAGGCGCTGATCGGGCTGCCCGCGCACCCCGAGGTGGTGTGGGACCGGCTCTGGCGGCACCTGCGCGAGGCGGGGCCCGGCGGGATCACCACGATCGCGCTGGCCGGGATCGACCTGGCGCTGTGGGACCTGCGCTGCGGCGAGCGCGGGCTGGCCGACGTGCTGGGGCGGCGGCGCGACGAGGTGCCCGTCTACGGCAGCGGCGTCAACCTGCACTACTCGCTGGGGGAGCTGGTGGCGCAGGTCCGGCGCTGGGTGGCGGCCGGGTACCGGGGCGTCAAGATCAAGGTGGGCCGGCCCGACCTGGCGGAGGACGTGGCCCGGGTGGCCGCCGTCCGCGAGGTGATCGGGCCCGACCGGCTGCTGATGATCGACGCGAACCAGCGGTGGGACCTGCATCGGGCCAGGCGGGCCATTTCCGCGCTGCGGGAGTTCGGGCTGCACTGGATCGAGGAGCCGCTGCCCGCCGACGACGTGGCCGCGCACGTGGAGCTGCGGCGCTCCATCGACGTTCCGGTGGCGGTGGGCGAGAACGTCTACACCACGTACGGGTTCCGCGACCTGCTGGCCGCGGGCGCGTGCGACGTCGTCCAGCCGAACGTGGTGCGGGTCGGCGGGATCACGCCGTTCCTGCGGATCGTGGAGCTGGCCAGGACGTACGATGTACCGGTCTATCCGCACCTGCTGAGCGACGTGTCCGGCCAGCTCGCGCTGGCCCTGCCGCTGCCGGTCATGGCGGAGGACGTGGAGGACGCGTCGTTCGCGGCGCTCGGGCTGCTGGAGGAGCCGTACCCGGTGAACGTGTCCGACGGGGTGCTGCGGGCGAGCGAGCACGCGGGGCTGGGACTGAGGTGGTCCCGATGA
- a CDS encoding TetR/AcrR family transcriptional regulator, which produces MTTKAQPEPSASKKRRERERQEMRVRLLEAARVIASEEGWNAVTIRRIAGKLEYSAPILYQHFSSKEDLLVELMTLGFAELSERLSLAAEGAPEGRLVAMAEAYWAFAFASPELYQAMNGMDGVPFGTAETPLEARNAFRVFRGALQDIAQTRGGRAGRSSRCGRHDLGIPARLRVTGDGGQDRRRNGASQDAHAERPGADVRRPVEGPVGSRSALLYGARPLYGVNMSSGRGSRGSWSQSAVAASGLAWERSSEVPAAPRRSRVHRGRPPVAELVEPVAW; this is translated from the coding sequence GTGACGACGAAGGCCCAGCCCGAGCCGAGCGCCAGCAAGAAGCGGCGCGAGCGGGAGCGGCAGGAGATGCGCGTCCGGCTGCTGGAGGCGGCCCGGGTCATCGCCTCCGAAGAGGGCTGGAACGCGGTCACGATCCGCCGCATCGCCGGCAAGCTCGAATACAGCGCGCCGATCCTCTACCAGCACTTCTCCAGCAAGGAGGATCTGCTCGTCGAGCTGATGACGCTCGGCTTCGCCGAGCTGTCCGAGCGGCTGAGCCTGGCGGCGGAGGGCGCCCCTGAGGGGCGGCTGGTCGCGATGGCCGAGGCGTACTGGGCGTTCGCGTTCGCCTCGCCGGAGCTCTACCAGGCGATGAACGGCATGGACGGGGTGCCGTTCGGCACGGCTGAGACGCCGCTGGAGGCCAGGAACGCCTTCCGCGTCTTCCGCGGCGCGTTGCAGGACATCGCGCAGACGCGGGGGGGCCGAGCTGGCCGATCCTCCCGGTGCGGTCGACACGATCTGGGCATTCCTGCACGGCTGCGTGTCACTGGCGATGGCGGGCAGGATCGCCGGCGGAACGGAGCGAGCCAGGACGCTCATGCTGAACGCCCTGGAGCCGATGTTCGCCGCCCAGTTGAGGGACCAGTCGGATCTCGATCGGCCCTCCTTTACGGGGCGAGGCCCCTCTATGGTGTAAATATGTCGTCGGGCAGAGGCTCCCGTGGTTCTTGGTCCCAGTCCGCCGTAGCCGCCTCTGGCCTGGCGTGGGAGCGGAGCAGCGAGGTACCGGCCGCCCCCCGCCGCAGCCGAGTTCACAGGGGGAGGCCGCCGGTGGCCGAGCTGGTCGAGCCGGTCGCCTGGTAG
- a CDS encoding LysR family transcriptional regulator, giving the protein MGVDLDLALVRAFAVTAETLHFGRAAEHLNTSQQALSKRIARLETVLAVRLFEREGGTRLTEAGERFLPAAREALAAGERAVTAVTGTGPAVRIDTWGHLYAPMRTVAQAVQALGTVRLEPGPGRDWPSVAAALLRGDTDLGFGRVHPLPGGRDAGLTQRLVRLEPVDAVVSTSHPLARAHELRPADLRDSTLWCPAELTRLDFLRRFATQFQITRRQDGPNLGLDHLVQHIRADTSCFTLFPADAPLSDHSGLRSIPLVEPTPLYAWSLAWRESHRHPFLDTLLRCFTETGRTRRWLDYTPERDWLPDTDHAKLTVS; this is encoded by the coding sequence ATGGGCGTGGATCTCGACCTGGCCCTGGTCCGAGCGTTCGCCGTGACCGCCGAGACGCTGCACTTCGGGCGCGCCGCCGAACACCTGAACACCAGCCAGCAGGCACTGTCCAAGCGCATCGCGCGACTGGAGACGGTGCTGGCGGTCCGGCTGTTCGAACGCGAGGGCGGCACCCGGCTGACCGAGGCGGGCGAGCGGTTCCTGCCGGCCGCGCGTGAGGCGCTGGCGGCGGGGGAACGCGCGGTCACGGCGGTGACGGGCACCGGGCCGGCCGTACGGATCGACACGTGGGGCCACCTGTACGCGCCGATGCGCACCGTCGCCCAAGCGGTGCAGGCGCTCGGTACGGTGCGGTTGGAACCAGGCCCGGGACGCGACTGGCCATCGGTCGCGGCGGCGCTGCTGCGCGGCGACACCGACCTGGGCTTCGGCCGGGTGCACCCGCTGCCGGGCGGCCGCGACGCGGGCCTCACTCAGCGGCTGGTGCGGCTGGAACCCGTCGACGCGGTAGTCAGCACGTCCCACCCGCTGGCCCGCGCCCACGAACTGCGCCCGGCCGACCTACGCGACAGCACCCTGTGGTGCCCGGCCGAGCTGACCCGCCTGGACTTCCTGCGCCGCTTCGCCACCCAGTTCCAGATCACGCGGCGGCAGGACGGTCCCAACCTGGGCTTGGACCACCTCGTCCAGCACATCCGCGCCGACACCTCGTGCTTCACGCTGTTCCCTGCCGACGCGCCGCTGTCCGACCACTCGGGCCTGCGCTCGATCCCCCTCGTCGAGCCGACCCCGCTGTACGCCTGGTCACTGGCCTGGCGCGAATCGCACCGCCACCCGTTCCTCGACACCCTGCTCCGCTGCTTCACCGAAACGGGCCGCACCCGCCGCTGGCTGGACTACACACCCGAGCGCGACTGGCTCCCCGACACCGACCACGCGAAACTCACGGTCTCCTAG
- a CDS encoding SDR family oxidoreductase, which produces MIVVFGGTGRVGRQIVEALRQEGKAVRVVTRDPTSAHTVQGVEVVEGDVHDRRTLVRAAVGARAIVCTVQGGDGKGKNGPKGIEGAGIPSLIGVARDTGIENFVYVSSASARADSPVEFFRLKFEVERALRTSGLPYSILRPTHLMDTWVELLAESIGKKGKATIFGSGAGPVSWVAGRDVARVAAALAVRPGEGWSADLGGPEPLTLRQVNALIAASLGLPIKGENRMPVGMLRAMSPLTRPFNEVLARRMQMGALLDTQPQIVDSGAVWARFGEPLSLPAWLEINRSSTGAAAA; this is translated from the coding sequence GTGATCGTCGTGTTCGGCGGGACAGGCAGGGTCGGGCGTCAGATCGTGGAGGCACTCCGCCAGGAGGGAAAGGCGGTGCGCGTCGTCACCCGCGATCCCACCTCGGCGCACACGGTCCAGGGCGTCGAGGTTGTCGAAGGCGACGTCCACGACCGGCGCACGCTGGTCCGGGCCGCGGTCGGGGCGCGGGCGATCGTCTGCACCGTCCAGGGCGGCGACGGCAAAGGGAAGAACGGCCCCAAGGGCATCGAGGGCGCGGGGATCCCGAGCCTCATCGGCGTCGCGCGTGACACCGGGATCGAGAACTTCGTCTACGTCTCCTCCGCCAGCGCCCGCGCCGACAGCCCCGTGGAGTTCTTCCGGCTCAAGTTCGAGGTCGAGCGGGCACTGCGCACCAGCGGCCTGCCGTACTCGATCCTCCGGCCCACCCACCTGATGGACACCTGGGTGGAGCTGCTCGCCGAGTCGATCGGCAAGAAGGGCAAGGCCACCATATTCGGCTCAGGCGCCGGCCCCGTCTCATGGGTGGCCGGCAGGGACGTCGCCCGGGTCGCGGCCGCGCTCGCCGTCCGCCCCGGCGAGGGCTGGTCCGCCGACCTCGGCGGCCCAGAGCCGCTGACGCTCAGGCAGGTCAACGCGCTCATCGCGGCCTCGCTGGGCCTGCCGATCAAGGGCGAGAACAGGATGCCGGTCGGGATGCTCCGGGCGATGAGCCCCCTGACCAGGCCGTTCAACGAGGTACTCGCGCGGCGGATGCAGATGGGGGCGCTGCTGGACACCCAGCCGCAGATCGTCGACTCCGGCGCGGTCTGGGCCCGGTTCGGCGAGCCGCTGTCCCTGCCGGCCTGGCTGGAGATCAACCGCTCGAGCACCGGGGCGGCCGCGGCTTAG